A genomic stretch from Solanum stenotomum isolate F172 chromosome 8, ASM1918654v1, whole genome shotgun sequence includes:
- the LOC125874172 gene encoding EPIDERMAL PATTERNING FACTOR-like protein 5: MEYYYCSVRWRIIHKKILLFFTLFFFFFVAYKTLNSTSLFEINFGLPAKADFSFQRLKKATANTRRILGGLGSSPPRCILKCGRCTPCHPVHVAVPPGTPVTAEYYPEAWRCKCGNKLYMP, encoded by the exons atgGAGTATTACTACTGCAGTGTTAGATGGAGGATTATACACAAAAAAATCCTTCTATTTTTTacactcttcttcttcttttttgtagCCTACAAAACCCTCAACTCTACAAGTCTCTTTG AGATCAATTTTGGGTTGCCTGCTAAAGCTGATTTTTCCTTCCAG AGACTCAAGAAGGCAACGGCAAATACAAGGAGGATTTTAGGTGGCTTAGGATCGTCGCCGCCGCGGTGCATCTTAAAATGCGGCAGATGCACGCCATGTCATCCGGTCCACGTGGCGGTGCCACCGGGGACTCCGGTGACCGCTGAGTACTACCCAGAAGCATGGAGGTGCAAGTGTGGCAACAAGTTGTACATGccctaa